A window of Metopolophium dirhodum isolate CAU chromosome 6, ASM1992520v1, whole genome shotgun sequence genomic DNA:
TCCATTCCCACAGGAGGAGGCTGCCCCtagattaatattttgtgaattttgtttaaaatacacTAAATGTCAATCGATTTTTGAAAGACATATGCGACACTGTTGTTGGAGAACACCTCCAGGCACAGAAATTTACCAAAGTGGAGATTTAAGCATTTatgaagtaaattaatttttttaaacaattcatgAGCTAGGTAAACTATacgattgtttattatttttttcactcagGTTGACGGAAAATTAGACAAAGCGTATTGCCAAACACTATGTCGATtgggaaaattatttttggaccTAAAAACTCTGGACTTTGGCGTTGAATTGTTCTTATTTTACATTGTGACAAAAAATGACGATTTtgtaagtgtacctatataaatacattttaaattgtaactttCTAAGTGAAAACTTCTTTCTGCCCTCCGCTCAAATCATGTGACTAAACACGTAAACGAATCATTGGGCGACACCAACAAAATATGTAACGGTATCAATTCAACCTATCCTAAGtccatacattatatataaatgtatgtgtatgtgtgtgtctGCGCGCAATTATAATACCAActaatataaaactttaaattttaatacaagccAATACCTAATCCAAATTTGTTAGTAGAAGTTTTGACTTCTGTCTACCGTCGCAAGACggtaattctatttttattgtttttatagttgtctatcataattatattgtaataatgttcaATGAAACATGTTAAGGGCTGTCATTTGGttggatatttttcaaaactaaaacaaaatgaAGAAAACTTTAATGTAGCTTGTATCGTAATCATGCCACAGTACCGAAGACAAGGGTATGGACGAATTCTCATCGAATTCAGTAAGTGAAAACTATATGGACCTAGGCATTTTAGTATATATCACGCCTAGTTTATCTTTTCAGGTTATCTTCTATCTAGAATTGAAAGACAACCGAGTACACCCGAAAAACCGCTTTCCGGCTTGGGTAAGATTACTTACGATGCATATTGGAAAGGTGTCATTCTAGAATATTTAGATAAACACAGAGGCATTGAAAAAATTTGCATCAATGATGTTAGCAGTGAAactggtaatttaaaaacatttaatttgaaaatttttaataagaattttgTTAGACAATCAaaacattaataacaattttactttAGGTTTAATGAGACAAGATATTATAGATACTTTCCAATCTCTGCATATGGTTGTGGAAGTCTATAAAGAAATGACTATATGTATAGACTGGAATGTTGTAGACACTCATATAAAGaagaaaattgaattaaaacgaGTTCACATTGCCTCAGATCGGTTGAGGTGGACACCATCAAATTTACAGGATGACCAAGTTAGTTTTtcctgatgaaaaaaaaaaacgattttaaattattataatttttttttttttaggataacCGACATCTTGAAGAACCTGTTTTCATCAAGTGCATTCCAGGTGGTTAACCCTAGTGTACGTGTGCGCGGCCGGCATGTACCTGGATTACACGCGGCGCACGAACGCTGCAATGGCGGACCCGGTGGTGTTCTGCGCACTGTTCGCTACCATTCCCGAGTCGCTGCACTTGTACGTTATGAAGAACCTGCTATGGCGGACGCCAAACGGGCGCTGGTCTGGTTGCGCGGCGAGGACACGGGCAGTACGGTGGACGATGAGATGGACGCCGTGGCTGAGTGCATATGCAAGGAAATGTGCAACACGTCCTTCACCGAGCTGTTCACCAACTGGTTGAGCCTCAAAGCGGTCATCGTCGTACAGGGCCTGTCCGTGTTCCGGGTGACGGCCGGCGTCACCGCGCTCATATCGTATGCGTCCATCGCGTTCGCCGAAATGCACGTGGCCGTCGACGCCAACAAGCTGTGCGACGTCACCGATTATGAGTTTCTGTGCGTGTTGGTCGTCGGCGGGTGTTCGGTCGCGCACACAATTGGACTTGGCTGGCTGGCTGGCTGGCTGTCCACGATAATTTTACGACTTTGGGCTTACGTCGATTGTACAGAACGttttttacaaacatattatacataacatacaATAGATATCACAATAGAAGTGGAGGGACGATCTGCAGCAGGAGAAggacgtttatatttttttgcaacGGCGGCGACGGGTGCATTTGTCCGTAAATACTGCAGTCGTCGTTTGGCAGAAATATCAACATATTGTCATTAAAACTCAACGGCTAAGAGGGATTTTTTTGTTGAAGCACTGTGCTTATCGATTTTGGTACAAACAAAGTAGGCCAGTTTTCAAAAAAGTCAACataaattgtaaacaattatttttctttaatactaCATTATCATTGTTTATAGTTGCTGATATTTAcacgtgtatactgtatatcttttaaattacaataaaaaattgtaaatatacacctatattgacactttaataataacattgtaaataatataatgcgttaCATCAAtcgatttttctttattttaaatgtacgtacatgacattttatatacatccATGATCTAAGTAAATAGCCTGtttgtactataatttaaagtaaaaactttttacaaataCGTCATTTTTTCTTTGCTAATAATTGGGATACTCAAAACAGTTATTGGGTACACCACGAATTACAAGCGTTTGTGTATGTAATTCGTataatcgtaatattttaatcaatttattgtcattttctttatttattaattacaatttgctatccatacatttttttctgagagttattattatattttcctcgAATGAGGGTATACTGTAATTATACCCTTATTCGAATAGGAAATTACTGTTCTGATAAAtgtaagattattttattttttttttaaaaaaagtacgcTGATGTCtgttgattagtgattactgagAAACAAAGGTTAATGaccaaatcattaattattacttattattaaggTTAAATAAACGGTTACATATTACTGTTTTATATACTGCATGGTGACTTTTGAATTTACAATTCTTATTTTCACATTCAACTGTCCTGAATACCTGATAAACTGATTATCTGCACTATAAGCCATATAGTgcagataatatagataatcaTAATTCACGAGCAATATAAATACTACGATAGAATGTGATTAGTGgacttataatatcattataataacagCGTTTTAAGCTTGCACGAATAATATCGTATACTCTTTAAAAAAAGGGTTCTCTCTAGATTTCTGGAAACACGCGTGATAAACGCACTCGCAATTTATCGGcagctaaataatattataattttgaacaaGGTTAAGGATTTTACAGCACTTTAAAATTGCATTAACatgcactataatattaccttaaatatcgctaaatatgcgctaaaaatatgcaataaaaacaacaaaggTGGATacgtggatgtcactctgctgtacagtatgttacaagtgggtcactgtaatggatggtgttaaatttgaattcaatgatataatatcattgtataagaaaaatgattatgagcgaaaacggtcagtcagcctatgatattaccaagtatatttaatgatattattgtgaataaagtaatttatatataacctatttacgtggagccttgttttaaattttcaaccctaagccataaaagttaaacattttatagatttttaactacataataattaataaattataaatttaataaatgttgtcaacatttgaactttaaacgcttataaaaaaaaattgtgcaaatgtatttttaatatttttcaactgctattagaacgatatatcaggagccttatattaaattttcacgcttttttacccaacaaaaaaattttattggtatttatagaaaaaaaaactaaaaaaatttaaaactgacaatgtccgtaaaaggctcaaaaagagttaaaatattttcaaaattttatggtgtatagaaaacgctaatataaacattcagtgaaattttcaagtatctacagtcattcgttttttaattacaataaaataagaaaattattacatgagaaatcgagtgaatatcaaatgttgtaaaaatataaattttagacgctcataaaaatttaatttaagtttcttgtagatattttttttttgataaaggtagacaaacttatgagtaatcttatattacattttgaaatcttagatttaaaaagaaaaatttttatgaattctcaactcaaaataatttgctaattttcgtgatttttccgtattttgtcaaaatttgaacttgaaatgcttataaataaaactgtgactaaggatttttaatatttttcatctgcctttgaaacaataacgtaggatccttctattaaatgttcaaggttttttactcaacaggtaaaattttattgatatttatagaaaaaaaaactaaaaaaaatggaaattgacaatgtctgtaaacagctcaaaataagtcaaaatatttggaaaatgttatggtgaataggaaatgcaattataaatattcagtcaacaTGTCATCcccctacagtcatttgttttagagttacagaAATATTAACGAATATCATGCTCACATGTCCCTTCCTACCACTTATGCCACCCCTTGTGAAAATTCACGCTGCTTCTGAAATATACCCGTACCATTTAGTACTATACAGAGATGGCGATATTATTTTACAGCCGGACGAGTACTTGGaagaaaagttaatattttgttttaagtgtACTGGTCCTATGATGAACGCACATTTTGAACCACTTATTCCTCTATATGCCCCTTCTCCTCCTTCAAATGTACTTACCGTCTGTACTTCATTTGTCTCAGGCAGTACTAACCACATGCAAAATCTGAATGCCAACAGTTGCCATCAGACAACAGTTCTAtagtaattttatgaaaaaattagaaaaataaaatgccaCCCAAGGGTAAATGACAGAATTAAGACACAAAACATAGAGAAGGTATAGTTacccataacattttaaaataatattgtaaatatgaaaataatatacgcaCACGGATGAAGCcggataattataaaaaaaaagcaaaaacaaTTGACTAAGCATAACAAATATATAGCACTCAACAATATATAACCCATATAATTACACATGTggctacaaatttaaatattatataatttacatttaaaaagacaTTCTTCTTTTCGACAACGCTTCCAGAGCGTTTTACACATAAAAGGAGTTTTTCCGGGCAACGCCGGGTAATTCAGCTAGTTAACTATAATATCAACCTGTGGTTTTcctatatagacatatatagacatatagtcaCTAGTCAGTCGTTCACATCtgagatcataataatatacaagccGTATATTATCTAAGGCACAGATACTGGTGTGTGACAGTACTATCGTGTTCCGAacaaggtgtattgatacacCTTGGTTCCGAACTTGgatcatataggtacaatggATGGAGCTATGTGTGTATTTTTCGTAACCGagctgtgtccaacataaccccccACCACCCATTTAATTTCAAGGTATAACGAGTTATTGCGCATGCGTTGCGCCTATGCCGCTTTACATTCCATCCCCACCACCCATTTAATTTCAAGGAACGACGAGTTATTACGTCTGCATTTCGCCAACAATcactttaaaataacttataagtggggggttatgttggacacGGCAAATGATTAAAATAGCTCCATCCAttatatatgatctaaggttcCGAATGAAATGTTATCACTCATCAGTTTCAGTTCTTACTGTTATGGTTAtcattaattttgaattgttcGTCTTCGATTTTACATCGTAATCGAATTTTGAGCAAAAAAGATCACACAGCAATAACAATTTActtgattatttcaaaaaggagatattaagtatataataagtttaaatatacctaaaatgGTCTAGGCATCtggcatacctacctaccacatattataattaattaaattataagactataatattagactaagaaatatgatgtatataaaatataacttattcaaataatattatgttacttgtTATAATATCACTAATGACTAAATTATAACACTTTCCATCCGAGTACAGCTGACAGTGACAATTGTATGGTAATAAGTACAAATAAGGAGTCCAAACAGCTGGATCAGGTAAAtagtttgaatatttgaattatttataactataaagttTGCTGGATAAGAAAATATGGATAGTgtgcttttaaatttatttaattcattaatgattttatgcaatagtgtaggtactttaaaattatcAGGAAGTATAAgaaatacattacattaattaatatttataacaaattactaATAAGTCTTATGCAATTTACTGCTATTACgcttcattatattttataactttctaAGCTTAATTTaattggttaaaaatattaaataataaatcatgctataatataaaaattaattgaatatatcTGCTAATTTctgatatatttatagtttattatttatactacagTGTTCAATATAAAACACTAAATGCTTCACTTTTAATATGATTGCTAGCCACCTTTTTCAGGTTAAAactttacatttttgtatttaaaatgaaatattgcttattgtaactatttatggttagcttattttttttttttaattgaatattatgacTGAGAATTCCAACCCATcagttaaataaaatgtgtactttaataatacatttttgtaaatagtaaTCAAATCATACTACAATACTTAAcctactaaattattttgtggttatgtAGAAAACAGATACATATCCTAAATCGGACGAAGATGACATAGTGCAAGTTGCCAAACCAGACTGTTGGGACCTCAAACAAGTTAAATATTTCTCTGATGAGTACCAATGGTTATTTTTCAGTGGAAAAAATTTTAGCTGCAAgtattgaaaaaatacaaattcaacattattaaaatcacaAGCTGTTCATTGTGCAAAAGAATGGATTATTGGTgaagtatgtatatttataataaaattataaatgattgtgtaatgtttaattatgtaattattgtaataatatattaatatatttattatttattttaatattttgtaccaacgattattatttaaatatttttaattttatgatattgtttgttatattttaggtattatgTACGACTCCTTAACTGAATTAgctgatttatatttattactccAAGATAGATGTTTAAGTCTATCAGAAGCAAATAGTTGTATTGATCAAACAATTCGGATTTTCGATTCTATGGCAGAAAACCATGGACCCAAGTTTAAAGAAGTTAATTTGCCAAATCAGATATagagtttaaaaatgtaaaactagcAACCAATAAATcaatttcgaaaataatttcaTCACAGTTTTTTAGAAGTCttgcaaataatttaagaatttggCTATTGACAACACAGGCATCACATGTTTCATCAGTAAATAATAGTGAATTTAAAGAAAAGTATACATAACTACTCAAAGACCTAGATTATTTAGATGTGAAAAATTGGCCTgatgattgtatttatatatgaaacatattttgtatggtGATGAAAACATAAGAAGATAAGCAAAACAATTTCAAGTAGATGAAGTTTCGTCTGTAAGAGGATTTCGCGTGTTTATTGATA
This region includes:
- the LOC132946577 gene encoding histone acetyltransferase KAT7-like codes for the protein MIRPVASDLPSRVVNEDIKICKRTRTLEKNSTIQIPVRCPGVIIFGKFEVETCYSCPFPQEEAAPRLIFCEFCLKYTKCQSIFERHMRHCCWRTPPGTEIYQSGDLSIYEVDGKLDKAYCQTLCRLGKLFLDLKTLDFGVELFLFYIVTKNDDFGCHLVGYFSKLKQNEENFNVACIVIMPQYRRQGYGRILIEFSYLLSRIERQPSTPEKPLSGLGKITYDAYWKGVILEYLDKHRGIEKICINDVSSETGLMRQDIIDTFQSLHMVVEVYKEMTICIDWNVVDTHIKKKIELKRVHIASDRLRWTPSNLQDDQDNRHLEEPVFIKCIPGG